One Oceanotoga teriensis genomic window, CGATGGTATCAATTTGTTCATACTCTTTTTTTATCTTTTCTAAGGATCTTTCTCTTATTATAGCTTGACGAACCATTTTTTCAGTAGCCCATTTTCTATACCTTTTTATCATTTTTTCAAGTCTATCCATTTCTTTTTCGAGATTAGATTTTCTTGAAGCAACTGAATAAATCAAATTTTCTCTTTGTTTCATATAATTATCAAAAGGTCCTTTGAATTCCCATACTTGATAATTGTTTATTTCCCAATATTTATTACAGAGATTATTTAAAAAATTTCTGTCATGAGATACCGTTATAATAGCTCCTTTATATTTCTTTAGATAACTTGTTAACCATTTTATTGAATATAAATCTAAATGGTTTGTCGGTTCATCTAAAAGAAGTAAGTTATGATTTCCAGCCAATGTTTTTCCCAAAGACAGTCTTGTTAATTCTCCACCACTTAAAGATTTTACTTTTCTTTCCCAAGTTTCCTCTGGAAATCCCAAGCCTATTAATACACCCTTTATAGATTTATCCATCATTATATCATCTACATTATTTATTCCTCTTTTTACAAAGGAAATTAAGTTTTCATCTGGATTTTCCATTCTAAATTGTTTTAAGAATTCAATTTGAGTTTTATTACTTTTTATAACAGAACCTTCTAAAGGTTCTATAATTTCAGTTAGTATATTTAATAATGTTGTTTTACCGGATCCATTTTGTCCTATTAAAGCTATTCTATCTTCATCATATACGGTCAAGTTTACATCAAAAAATAGATCTTGTTCACCAAAATTATGAGAAATATTTTCTAATTTTATAAGCATTATTCACCTCTTATTGCAAGCAAAGCTTCTTCTTTGCTCATTTCTTTATAAGCACCTTCTTCTATAGTTAATTTCAAAGATCCTATTTGTGTTCTCTTAAGATCTGTTAATGTGAGATCTATTTTTTTAATCATCCTTTTAACTTGATGATATTTACCTTCTGTTATTTTTAGTTCTATTGTGTTAGAATCTAATTTTTTAGCAATTGATTTTTTTGTTATAAAATCTCCAAGATCCATAGGTTCCATGAGCATTTTTAATTTTTCATCTTCTATTTCTTCTTTTGTTTTAATTATATATGTTTTATAAACTTCTTTCTTGGGAGATATTATTTTATGAATATAATTTCCATCATTTGATAGGATTAAAAGACCGTTAACATCGACATCCA contains:
- a CDS encoding pseudouridine synthase, which encodes MRLDKYLSNSKIGSRSEVKILIKKGKIKINDSIIKSPSYKVNKNDIVKYENEKIMAYDNIYIMLNKPKGYLSANKDSNIPVVLDLIDHPFKDDLSIAGRLDVDVNGLLILSNDGNYIHKIISPKKEVYKTYIIKTKEEIEDEKLKMLMEPMDLGDFITKKSIAKKLDSNTIELKITEGKYHQVKRMIKKIDLTLTDLKRTQIGSLKLTIEEGAYKEMSKEEALLAIRGE